The Pantoea nemavictus genome includes a region encoding these proteins:
- a CDS encoding acyltransferase family protein, with translation MNNARKEDIAWINTLKGACILLVVLYHTVLPGFEGTVKLLTAGWIPAEIWVQFNTVLSPLRMPAFFFVSGLLATNGILHRPWKQVFTSRITNLFYLYILWGFIQWWSIVGISTEITGQRISQNLNAAYAGSLLEFLKLTFLAMSTSWYLYGLALYFLCAKIFKQQKVALLVVAIALNYLAVEKIIPFWGPQSVAQYFLYFLLGAFWSPMMLRLSEWRRENIVPWAILAALSGLHVIFGLDKSLFLCILAVLGSVAACRWLNAHFKMSYLNWVGRNTLQIYVIHRIFIEFFGMSAILFAQRHHLFEQAWFSILWACFYPLAIVGICSLCSVAVWQVTNRGLGQSLFVFPTLIGLKRKKSVA, from the coding sequence ATGAATAACGCCAGAAAAGAAGATATTGCATGGATAAATACTCTAAAAGGAGCGTGCATATTACTGGTGGTGTTGTATCACACCGTCTTACCGGGATTCGAAGGGACGGTAAAATTATTGACGGCTGGGTGGATCCCGGCAGAAATATGGGTGCAGTTTAATACGGTTTTATCGCCGCTACGTATGCCGGCATTTTTCTTTGTTTCCGGCTTACTCGCCACCAACGGAATTTTGCATCGCCCGTGGAAACAGGTATTTACCAGCCGTATTACCAATCTGTTTTATCTCTACATTCTGTGGGGCTTTATTCAGTGGTGGTCGATTGTCGGCATCTCTACGGAGATCACCGGGCAGCGTATTTCGCAGAACCTGAATGCGGCGTACGCCGGTTCGCTGCTGGAGTTTCTTAAGCTTACGTTCCTCGCCATGAGCACCTCGTGGTATCTCTATGGTTTAGCGCTCTATTTCCTGTGCGCGAAAATCTTTAAACAGCAGAAGGTGGCCTTGCTGGTCGTCGCGATTGCGCTCAACTATCTGGCGGTAGAGAAGATTATCCCGTTCTGGGGACCACAAAGCGTGGCGCAGTATTTCCTGTACTTCCTGCTGGGCGCTTTCTGGAGCCCAATGATGTTGCGCCTGAGCGAATGGCGTCGCGAAAACATTGTGCCGTGGGCCATATTGGCGGCGCTCTCCGGTTTGCACGTTATCTTTGGCCTGGATAAGAGTCTGTTCCTGTGCATTCTCGCGGTGCTGGGCAGCGTAGCCGCGTGTCGCTGGCTGAACGCGCATTTCAAGATGAGTTACTTAAATTGGGTAGGGCGCAACACGCTGCAAATCTACGTGATTCATCGCATCTTCATTGAGTTCTTCGGCATGTCAGCGATTCTGTTTGCGCAGCGTCATCACCTGTTTGAGCAGGCGTGGTTCTCGATTCTGTGGGCATGTTTCTATCCGCTGGCGATCGTCGGGATCTGCTCGCTGTGTTCGGTCGCGGTATGGCAGGTTACTAATCGTGGATTGGGTCAGTCGCTGTTTGTGTTCCCAACGCTGATTGGCTTGAAGCGGAAGAAGTCTGTGGCTTAG
- the putA gene encoding trifunctional transcriptional regulator/proline dehydrogenase/L-glutamate gamma-semialdehyde dehydrogenase, translated as MASTTMGVKLDEATRDRIKLAAQKLDRTSHWLIKQAIFNYLEQLEAGESVPEIPQLLIDAAGDEGVPEEALQPFLDFAEHILPQSVSRSAITAAWRRPETDAVPMLLEQARLPAPLAEKTHQLAYSLADKLRHQKGATGRAGMVQSLLQEFSLSSQEGVALMCLAEALLRIPDKPTRDALIRDKISNGNWQSHLGRSPSMFVNAATWGLLFTGRLVSTHNEANLSRSLNRIIGKSGEPLIRKGVDMAMRLMGEQFVTGETIAEALANARKLEEKGFRYSYDMLGEAALTASDAKAYLVSYQQAIHAIGKASNGRGIYEGPGISIKLSALHPRYSRAQYERVMDELYPILKSLTLLARSYDIGINIDAEEADRLELSLDLLEKLCFEPELEGWNGIGFVIQAYQKRCPFVIDSLIDLAQRSRRRLMIRLVKGAYWDSEIKRAQIDGLEGYPVYTRKVYTDISYLACARKLLAVPNLIYPQFATHNAHTLAAIYQLAGNNYYPGQYEFQCLHGMGEPLYEQVVGKVADGKLNRPCRIYAPVGTHETLLAYLVRRLLENGANTSFVNRIADNTLPLDELVADPVAAVEKMGIAEGAIGLPHPKIPLPRDLYGAKRANSAGLDLANEHRLASLSSALLNSASQPWIAQPLVEGELGAGVSRPVLNPAAPADVVGSVRDASEAEVSDALDAAVNAGPIWFATPPQERAAILERAAEAMEGQMQQLIGLLVREAGKTYNNAIAEVREAVDFLYYYAGMVRDDFDNETHRPLGPVVCISPWNFPLAIFTGQIAAALAAGNSVLAKPAEQTPLIAAQAVQIMLDAGVPAGVLQLLPGQGETVGAQLTGDERVRGVMFTGSTAVATLLQRNLAGRLDPQGRPTPLIAETGGMNAMIVDSSALTEQVVVDIVASAFDSAGQRCSALRLLCVQDDVADHTLKMLRGAMAECRMGNPERLSTDIGPVIDAEAKANIERHIQALRNKGFNVYQAAQENPQDSKEWNSGTFIKPTLIELDKVSDLDKEVFGPVLHVVRFSRSTLPQLVEQINASGYGLTLGVHTRIDETIAQVTANAKVGNLYVNRNMVGAVVGVQPFGGEGLSGTGPKAGGPLYLYRLLANRPDGALRITFDRQDAERPVDSSVRAELMRAHQALQQWAKDKPELLALCQRYDELAQAGTVRLLPGPTGERNTFTLLPREHVLCMADNEEDALVQLAAVTSVGSQALWQDDELHRALRQSLPAEVQAHVKLVKDALAAEFDAVIYHGDADQLRSLCEQVAARDGAIVSVQGFARGETNLLLERLLIERSLSVNTAAAGGNASLMTIG; from the coding sequence ATGGCAAGTACGACCATGGGGGTGAAGCTGGATGAGGCCACCCGCGACCGCATTAAACTGGCAGCACAGAAGCTTGACCGCACATCACACTGGCTGATTAAGCAGGCGATTTTTAACTATCTGGAGCAGCTGGAAGCCGGTGAATCCGTGCCAGAAATTCCGCAACTGCTGATCGATGCCGCCGGTGATGAAGGCGTGCCAGAAGAGGCGCTGCAGCCTTTCCTCGACTTCGCCGAACACATTTTACCGCAGTCGGTGAGCCGCTCGGCGATCACCGCCGCATGGCGTCGTCCGGAAACGGACGCAGTGCCGATGCTGCTGGAACAGGCGCGTCTCCCTGCCCCCCTGGCGGAGAAAACCCATCAGCTGGCTTATAGCCTTGCCGATAAGCTGCGGCATCAGAAAGGTGCAACCGGCCGCGCAGGCATGGTGCAAAGCCTGCTGCAGGAGTTCTCGCTCTCATCACAGGAAGGCGTGGCGCTGATGTGCCTGGCGGAAGCCCTGCTGCGCATCCCGGATAAGCCAACGCGTGACGCGCTGATCCGCGACAAAATCAGCAACGGTAACTGGCAGTCGCACCTCGGTCGCAGCCCGTCGATGTTTGTCAACGCGGCAACCTGGGGCCTGCTGTTCACCGGTCGTCTGGTGTCCACCCATAACGAAGCCAATCTGTCGCGCTCGCTTAACCGCATTATCGGCAAGAGCGGCGAGCCGCTGATCCGTAAAGGCGTGGATATGGCGATGCGCCTGATGGGCGAACAGTTTGTCACCGGCGAAACCATCGCTGAAGCGCTGGCCAATGCGCGCAAGCTGGAAGAGAAAGGTTTCCGCTACTCCTACGACATGCTGGGTGAAGCGGCGCTGACCGCTAGCGATGCCAAAGCCTATCTGGTGTCGTATCAGCAGGCGATTCACGCCATCGGCAAAGCCTCCAACGGGCGCGGCATTTATGAAGGTCCGGGCATCTCGATTAAGCTGTCGGCACTGCATCCGCGCTACAGCCGCGCGCAGTATGAGCGCGTGATGGACGAGCTCTATCCGATCCTTAAATCGTTAACCTTGCTGGCGCGCTCCTATGACATCGGTATCAACATCGATGCCGAAGAGGCGGATCGTCTGGAGCTGTCGCTCGATCTGCTGGAGAAGCTGTGCTTCGAGCCGGAACTGGAAGGCTGGAACGGCATTGGCTTTGTGATTCAGGCCTATCAGAAGCGCTGCCCGTTTGTGATTGACTCGCTGATCGACCTGGCCCAACGCAGCCGCCGCCGCCTGATGATCCGCCTGGTAAAAGGCGCCTATTGGGATAGCGAAATCAAACGCGCACAGATCGACGGCCTGGAAGGTTATCCGGTCTATACGCGCAAGGTTTACACCGATATCTCCTATCTGGCCTGTGCACGCAAACTGCTGGCGGTGCCAAACCTGATTTACCCGCAGTTTGCCACCCACAACGCGCATACGCTGGCGGCGATTTATCAGCTGGCGGGCAACAACTATTATCCTGGCCAGTATGAATTCCAGTGCCTGCACGGCATGGGTGAACCGCTGTATGAGCAGGTGGTGGGCAAAGTCGCTGACGGCAAACTTAATCGTCCGTGCCGTATCTACGCACCGGTCGGCACCCACGAAACGCTACTCGCCTATCTGGTGCGTCGTCTGCTGGAGAACGGTGCCAACACCTCATTCGTTAACCGCATCGCCGATAATACCTTGCCGCTGGATGAGCTGGTGGCCGATCCGGTTGCCGCCGTGGAGAAGATGGGCATTGCCGAAGGCGCTATCGGTTTACCGCATCCGAAAATTCCGCTGCCGCGCGACCTGTATGGCGCGAAGCGTGCCAACTCCGCCGGTCTCGATCTGGCCAACGAACATCGTCTGGCATCGCTGTCTAGCGCGCTGCTCAACAGCGCCAGCCAGCCGTGGATCGCGCAGCCGCTGGTCGAAGGTGAATTAGGTGCAGGCGTTAGCCGCCCGGTACTCAATCCTGCCGCGCCGGCGGATGTGGTGGGCAGCGTACGTGATGCGAGCGAAGCCGAGGTGTCTGACGCGCTGGATGCGGCAGTGAACGCCGGTCCAATCTGGTTCGCCACGCCACCGCAGGAGCGCGCCGCCATTCTCGAGCGTGCTGCCGAAGCGATGGAAGGCCAGATGCAGCAGCTAATTGGATTGCTGGTGCGTGAAGCCGGTAAAACCTACAACAACGCCATCGCCGAAGTGCGTGAAGCGGTCGATTTCCTCTACTACTACGCCGGCATGGTGCGCGATGATTTCGATAATGAAACCCATCGTCCGCTCGGCCCGGTGGTGTGCATCAGCCCGTGGAACTTCCCGCTGGCGATTTTCACCGGACAAATTGCTGCCGCGCTGGCGGCCGGCAACAGCGTGTTGGCGAAACCGGCCGAGCAGACGCCGTTAATTGCCGCGCAGGCGGTACAAATTATGCTGGATGCTGGCGTGCCAGCGGGTGTGCTGCAACTGCTGCCGGGCCAGGGCGAAACCGTCGGAGCACAACTGACCGGCGACGAGCGCGTGCGTGGCGTGATGTTTACCGGCTCAACCGCCGTCGCCACGCTGCTGCAACGCAATCTGGCCGGTCGTCTGGATCCGCAGGGTCGCCCAACGCCGCTGATCGCCGAAACCGGCGGCATGAACGCGATGATCGTCGATTCGTCGGCGCTGACCGAACAGGTGGTGGTGGATATCGTTGCCTCGGCGTTTGATAGCGCCGGTCAACGCTGCTCGGCGCTGCGTCTGCTGTGCGTGCAGGATGATGTGGCTGACCACACGCTGAAAATGCTGCGTGGCGCGATGGCCGAGTGCCGCATGGGTAATCCGGAACGTCTGTCGACCGACATTGGTCCGGTGATTGATGCCGAAGCGAAAGCCAATATCGAACGTCACATTCAGGCGCTGCGCAATAAAGGTTTCAACGTCTACCAGGCAGCGCAGGAGAATCCACAGGATAGCAAAGAGTGGAACAGCGGCACCTTTATCAAGCCAACCTTGATTGAGCTGGATAAGGTAAGCGATCTGGATAAAGAGGTGTTTGGCCCGGTGCTGCACGTGGTGCGTTTCTCGCGCAGCACGCTGCCGCAGCTGGTTGAGCAGATTAATGCCTCGGGTTACGGCCTGACGCTCGGCGTACATACGCGCATTGATGAAACCATCGCGCAGGTGACAGCGAACGCCAAAGTCGGCAACCTCTACGTCAACCGTAATATGGTCGGCGCGGTGGTCGGCGTGCAGCCGTTCGGCGGCGAAGGCTTGTCCGGTACCGGGCCGAAAGCCGGTGGTCCGCTCTATCTCTATCGCCTGTTGGCCAATCGTCCAGACGGTGCGCTGCGCATCACCTTTGATCGCCAGGATGCTGAGCGTCCGGTCGACAGCTCGGTGCGTGCGGAACTGATGCGCGCGCATCAGGCGCTGCAGCAGTGGGCAAAAGATAAACCTGAACTGCTGGCGCTGTGCCAGCGTTACGACGAGCTGGCGCAGGCCGGCACCGTGCGTCTGCTGCCGGGTCCAACCGGTGAACGCAATACCTTCACCCTGCTGCCGCGCGAACATGTGCTGTGCATGGCAGATAATGAAGAGGATGCGCTGGTCCAGCTGGCGGCAGTGACCAGCGTCGGCAGCCAGGCGCTATGGCAGGATGATGAACTGCATCGTGCGCTGCGCCAGTCGTTACCGGCGGAGGTGCAGGCGCACGTCAAGCTGGTGAAGGATGCGCTGGCGGCCGAGTTTGATGCGGTAATTTATCACGGTGATGCCGACCAACTGCGCAGCCTGTGCGAGCAGGTGGCAGCACGCGATGGCGCGATTGTCTCGGTGCAGGGCTTCGCGCGCGGTGAAACCAATCTGCTGCTGGAGCGTTTGTTGATTGAGCGTTCGCTGAGTGTCAATACCGCCGCAGCGGGCGGTAATGCGAGTTTGATGACTATCGGTTGA
- the tcyL gene encoding cystine ABC transporter permease, producing MQESLQLVLDSAPFLLKGALFTLQLSIGGMFFGLILGFVLALMRLSHFWPINWLARIYVSIFRGTPLIAQLFMIYYGLPQFGIELDPIPSAMIGLSLNTAAYASESLRGAIAAIERGQWEAAASIGMTPWQTLRRVILPQAARTALPPLGNSFISLVKDTSLAATIQVPELFRQAQLITSRTLEVFTMYLAASLIYWVMATVLSALQNRLEAHVNRQDQEGK from the coding sequence ATGCAGGAAAGCTTACAACTGGTGCTGGATTCAGCACCATTTTTACTCAAAGGCGCGCTGTTCACGCTGCAGCTGAGTATCGGCGGCATGTTCTTCGGCCTGATACTCGGCTTCGTGCTGGCGCTGATGCGCCTGTCGCACTTCTGGCCGATTAACTGGCTGGCGCGTATCTACGTGTCGATATTTCGCGGTACGCCGCTGATCGCCCAGCTGTTTATGATCTATTACGGTCTGCCGCAGTTCGGCATTGAGCTGGATCCGATTCCGTCGGCGATGATTGGTCTGTCGCTGAATACCGCCGCCTATGCCTCTGAATCACTGCGTGGCGCGATTGCCGCCATTGAGCGTGGACAGTGGGAAGCCGCTGCCAGCATCGGCATGACGCCGTGGCAAACGCTGCGTCGCGTGATCCTGCCACAGGCCGCGCGCACCGCGCTGCCGCCGCTGGGCAACAGCTTTATCAGCCTGGTGAAAGATACCTCGCTGGCCGCCACCATTCAGGTGCCGGAGCTGTTCCGTCAGGCGCAGTTAATCACCTCACGTACGCTGGAAGTGTTCACCATGTATCTGGCGGCATCGCTGATCTACTGGGTGATGGCCACCGTGCTGTCGGCGTTGCAAAACCGGCTTGAAGCGCATGTAAATCGTCAGGATCAGGAGGGCAAATGA
- the efeU gene encoding iron uptake transporter permease EfeU yields MFVPFLIMLREGLEAALIVSLIASYLKRTQRTQWFPAMWAGVFIAAALCLALGIFINETTGEFPQKQQELFEGIVAVVAVVILTSMVFWMRKVSRNIKATLEKSVDTALQKRGGSGFPLVLMVFLAVAREGLESVFFLLAAFTQDVGYAPPVGAVLGLATAVVLGMLLYYGGIRLNLAHFFRWTSLFILFVAAGLAAGAIRAFHEAGLWNHFQDVAFDLSNTLSTHSVFGTLLEGILGYQETPSVSEVAVWLIYLIPALLLFFFPARPSVNAARTTR; encoded by the coding sequence ATGTTCGTTCCGTTTCTCATCATGCTGCGCGAAGGTCTGGAAGCAGCGCTCATCGTCAGCCTGATTGCCAGCTATCTTAAACGCACCCAGCGCACCCAATGGTTCCCGGCGATGTGGGCGGGGGTATTTATTGCCGCCGCGCTGTGCCTGGCACTCGGCATCTTCATTAATGAAACTACCGGCGAGTTCCCACAGAAACAGCAGGAGCTGTTTGAAGGCATTGTTGCCGTGGTTGCTGTGGTGATCCTTACGTCGATGGTGTTCTGGATGCGCAAAGTCTCGCGCAATATCAAAGCCACGCTGGAAAAATCGGTGGATACCGCGCTGCAGAAGCGGGGCGGCAGCGGCTTTCCGCTGGTGCTGATGGTCTTTCTGGCGGTGGCACGTGAAGGGCTGGAGTCAGTGTTCTTCCTGCTCGCCGCCTTTACGCAAGACGTCGGCTATGCGCCGCCGGTGGGTGCGGTACTCGGTCTGGCGACCGCCGTGGTGCTGGGCATGCTGCTTTACTACGGCGGCATTCGCCTCAACCTGGCGCACTTCTTCCGCTGGACCAGCCTGTTCATTCTGTTTGTTGCCGCAGGACTTGCCGCCGGCGCTATCCGCGCTTTCCACGAAGCCGGTTTATGGAATCATTTCCAGGACGTGGCGTTTGATCTCAGCAACACGCTCTCAACCCATTCGGTATTCGGCACGCTGCTGGAGGGTATTTTGGGTTATCAGGAGACGCCAAGCGTGAGCGAAGTGGCGGTGTGGCTGATCTACCTGATTCCGGCACTGCTGCTGTTTTTCTTCCCGGCGCGTCCTTCGGTCAACGCGGCACGCACCACACGCTGA
- the tcyN gene encoding L-cystine ABC transporter ATP-binding protein TcyN, which yields MSAIEVRQLVKQFNGQTVLHGIDLDVAPGEVVAIIGPSGSGKTTLLRSINLLEVPESGRIKVGDIAIDAALGLNKQKQLVRQLRQQVGFVFQNFNLFPHRSVLENIIEGPVIVKGEPKAEAIARARSLLEKVGLHGKEQSFPRRLSGGQQQRVAIARALAMRPEVILFDEPTSALDPELVGEVLNTIRALAQEKRTMVIVTHEMSFARDVADRAIFMDQGRIVEQGAAQALFSNPQQARTRQFLDKFLNQ from the coding sequence ATGAGTGCAATTGAAGTCCGTCAGCTGGTGAAACAGTTTAACGGCCAGACAGTGCTGCACGGCATCGACCTCGACGTGGCACCTGGCGAAGTGGTGGCGATTATTGGGCCGAGCGGTTCCGGTAAAACCACGCTGCTGCGCAGTATTAATCTGCTGGAAGTGCCGGAAAGTGGGCGCATCAAAGTGGGTGATATCGCTATCGATGCGGCGCTCGGCCTCAATAAGCAGAAGCAGCTGGTGCGTCAGTTGCGTCAGCAGGTGGGATTTGTCTTCCAGAACTTCAATCTGTTCCCGCACCGTTCGGTACTGGAGAACATTATTGAAGGGCCGGTGATCGTCAAGGGCGAGCCGAAGGCGGAAGCCATCGCACGTGCGCGCAGTTTGCTGGAAAAGGTCGGTTTGCACGGCAAGGAGCAGAGTTTCCCGCGTCGTCTCTCCGGCGGACAGCAGCAGCGCGTAGCGATTGCGCGCGCGCTGGCGATGCGTCCCGAGGTGATCCTGTTCGATGAACCGACCTCGGCGCTCGATCCTGAGCTGGTGGGCGAAGTACTCAACACCATCCGCGCGCTGGCGCAGGAGAAACGCACCATGGTGATCGTTACCCATGAGATGAGCTTTGCGCGTGACGTCGCCGATCGCGCCATTTTTATGGATCAGGGACGCATCGTGGAGCAGGGCGCGGCGCAGGCGCTGTTCAGCAATCCGCAGCAGGCCCGTACCCGGCAATTTCTCGACAAGTTTCTTAACCAATAA
- the putP gene encoding sodium/proline symporter PutP, which translates to MSVSTPMLVTFVVYILGMVLIGFIAYRATKSFDDYILGGRSLGSVVTALSAGASDMSGWLLMGLPGAIFLSGISESWIAIGLIIGAWLNWRIVAGRLRVQTEHHDNALTLPDFFSSRFEDKSKLLRVISAVVILIFFTIYCASGVVAGARLFESTFGMDYQTALWVGAAATILYTLVGGFLAVSWTDTVQASLMIFALILTPVMVIIAVGGLDHSLAVIEAKSLENLDMLKGLNFVAVISLLGWGLGYFGQPHILARFMAADSHHTIRNARRISMTWMILCLGGAVAVGFFGIAYFQNHPDQAAGVSQNGERVFIELARILFNPWIAGILLSAILAAVMSTLSCQLLVCSSALTEDLYKGFLRKNASQKELVWIGRLMVLVIALIAIALAANPENRVLGLVSYAWAGFGAAFGPVVLFGVCWKRMTRNGALAGMVIGALTVLLWKDYGYAELYEIIPGFAFASIAIVVFSLLGRGPSEAAQQRFAAAEAQYQSK; encoded by the coding sequence ATGAGTGTAAGCACACCGATGTTGGTGACTTTTGTAGTGTATATCCTTGGGATGGTGTTAATAGGATTCATTGCCTATCGTGCGACCAAGAGTTTTGACGACTACATTCTTGGCGGCCGCAGTTTAGGCAGCGTGGTCACCGCGCTCTCTGCCGGTGCGTCTGATATGAGCGGATGGTTATTGATGGGCCTGCCGGGCGCCATCTTCCTTTCTGGTATTTCTGAAAGCTGGATCGCCATCGGCCTGATTATTGGTGCATGGCTGAACTGGCGCATCGTTGCTGGCCGTCTGCGCGTGCAGACCGAACATCACGATAACGCGTTAACCCTGCCTGACTTCTTCTCCAGCCGCTTCGAAGATAAAAGCAAGCTGCTGCGTGTGATCTCGGCGGTGGTGATTCTGATCTTCTTCACTATCTATTGTGCTTCTGGCGTAGTGGCCGGTGCGCGTCTGTTTGAAAGCACCTTCGGTATGGATTATCAGACCGCGCTGTGGGTGGGTGCTGCAGCCACCATTCTGTATACGCTGGTGGGCGGTTTCCTCGCGGTGAGCTGGACCGATACCGTGCAGGCGAGCCTGATGATCTTCGCGCTGATTTTGACGCCGGTGATGGTGATTATCGCGGTAGGGGGGTTGGACCATTCACTGGCAGTGATCGAAGCCAAAAGCCTCGAAAATCTCGACATGCTGAAAGGCTTGAACTTTGTTGCGGTGATATCGCTGCTCGGTTGGGGCCTGGGCTACTTTGGCCAGCCGCATATTCTGGCGCGCTTTATGGCGGCGGATTCACACCATACCATTCGTAACGCACGCCGTATCAGCATGACCTGGATGATCCTGTGCCTCGGCGGTGCGGTGGCGGTCGGTTTCTTTGGTATCGCTTACTTCCAGAACCATCCCGACCAGGCGGCGGGCGTGAGCCAGAACGGCGAACGTGTGTTTATCGAACTGGCGCGTATCCTGTTCAACCCGTGGATTGCCGGTATTTTGCTGTCGGCGATTCTGGCGGCAGTAATGTCGACCCTGAGCTGCCAGCTGCTGGTGTGTTCCAGCGCGTTAACGGAAGATTTGTATAAAGGCTTCCTGCGTAAAAATGCCAGCCAGAAAGAGCTGGTGTGGATTGGGCGCTTGATGGTGCTGGTGATTGCGTTGATCGCTATCGCACTGGCGGCGAATCCGGAAAACCGCGTACTCGGCCTGGTAAGCTATGCCTGGGCGGGTTTTGGTGCGGCCTTTGGTCCGGTGGTGCTGTTCGGCGTGTGCTGGAAGCGTATGACGCGCAACGGTGCGCTGGCCGGCATGGTGATTGGTGCGCTGACCGTACTGCTGTGGAAAGATTATGGCTACGCGGAGCTGTACGAAATCATTCCAGGCTTTGCCTTCGCCAGTATCGCCATCGTGGTATTCAGCCTGCTGGGTCGTGGTCCCTCTGAGGCCGCGCAGCAACGCTTTGCCGCCGCAGAAGCGCAGTATCAAAGCAAATAA
- a CDS encoding acyltransferase family protein: MTTARKEVLWINTLKGGCILMVVLHHSIITTFAPSLHHLTAGLLPAHWWVAFNTYLSPLRMPAFFFVSGLLAASSITKKSWKEVFTKKFSNIVYLYLLWGVIQWLSIHYISTHLGERLSSTKNAAYADTPFEFIKLLMTSMTSLWYLYALAGFFLFTKLFHRQKLALLALGVVATYAAQFSLIPGWGPASVAQNYLYFLIGVFFSQALIEISELKRQHWLLLGAIALIGILHHVGGIYKNPFYSLLTIVFGIVVCRFLNERFNMAWLNWIGRNTLQIYVLHRIFIELLGLSAIALALHYGWFGNAAFSWAWALLMPITGVALCTSISLLVWTLLNRGPGRMLFLYPRLLRKSTLETKSAPLQ; encoded by the coding sequence ATGACAACTGCCAGGAAAGAGGTCCTCTGGATCAATACCCTCAAAGGGGGCTGTATATTGATGGTGGTATTACATCACTCCATCATCACCACCTTCGCCCCTTCGCTGCATCATCTCACCGCCGGTCTGCTGCCTGCGCACTGGTGGGTGGCATTTAATACCTACCTGTCGCCGCTGCGTATGCCCGCGTTCTTCTTTGTTTCGGGCTTGCTGGCGGCGAGCTCGATCACCAAAAAAAGCTGGAAAGAGGTGTTCACCAAGAAGTTCAGCAACATCGTTTATCTCTACCTGCTGTGGGGCGTGATTCAGTGGCTGAGTATTCATTACATCTCCACGCATTTGGGGGAGAGGCTTTCCAGCACTAAAAACGCCGCCTATGCCGACACGCCATTTGAGTTCATTAAGCTGCTGATGACCTCAATGACCAGCCTGTGGTACCTCTACGCGCTGGCCGGTTTCTTCCTGTTCACCAAGCTGTTCCACCGCCAGAAGCTGGCGCTGCTGGCGTTAGGCGTGGTTGCTACCTACGCCGCGCAGTTCAGCCTGATTCCCGGCTGGGGACCTGCCAGCGTGGCGCAGAACTACCTCTACTTCCTGATTGGCGTGTTCTTTAGTCAGGCATTGATTGAGATTAGCGAACTGAAGCGTCAGCACTGGCTGCTGCTCGGCGCGATTGCGCTGATCGGTATCCTGCACCACGTCGGCGGTATTTATAAAAATCCGTTCTACAGCTTGCTGACCATCGTGTTTGGCATTGTGGTGTGCCGCTTCCTCAATGAGCGCTTCAATATGGCGTGGCTGAACTGGATTGGGCGTAACACGCTGCAAATCTACGTGCTGCATCGCATCTTTATTGAATTACTGGGGCTGAGTGCGATTGCGCTGGCGCTGCATTACGGCTGGTTTGGCAATGCCGCCTTTAGCTGGGCCTGGGCACTGTTGATGCCGATTACCGGCGTCGCGCTCTGTACCAGCATCTCACTGCTGGTGTGGACGCTGCTCAACCGTGGGCCGGGCCGCATGCTGTTCCTTTATCCGCGCCTGCTGCGCAAATCTACACTGGAAACGAAAAGCGCACCGCTACAATAA
- a CDS encoding IS110 family transposase — protein sequence MFCLGIDVSKNKLDLCLFPGNGKKKTKSIKNQVGVERDICDWLQKQKCPPEQVMVVMEATSVYHENVAYGLHGNTPVTVCIGNPQRVREFARGMGILTKNDAVDAWVLARYGELKQPDAWVPPPPEVRKLKDLLRLRDAIVEDVQRATNRLEKANSTQTAGEVTDSLERTKKSHEKELKRINALIDDHMDKNDGLKDDLKLLESIKGIGGVVGTTMLSVLRTCQFRNAGQVAAWLGVVPVEKTSGSSVRGLARMSKTGPADVRAKLYMAAIVAARWNRPVRALYERLMAKGKPAKVALGAVMRKLVHLCFGVLKTREPWNENYVATA from the coding sequence ATGTTCTGTCTTGGTATTGATGTCAGCAAAAACAAACTCGACCTCTGCCTGTTCCCCGGCAACGGCAAAAAGAAAACGAAATCCATCAAAAATCAGGTCGGCGTAGAACGTGACATCTGCGACTGGCTCCAGAAGCAGAAGTGCCCGCCAGAGCAGGTGATGGTGGTGATGGAAGCGACCAGCGTCTATCACGAAAACGTCGCTTACGGGCTGCACGGGAACACGCCCGTGACGGTCTGTATCGGCAATCCGCAACGGGTCAGGGAGTTTGCCCGCGGAATGGGTATCCTGACCAAAAATGACGCGGTCGACGCCTGGGTGCTGGCCCGTTACGGCGAGCTGAAACAGCCCGATGCCTGGGTTCCGCCGCCACCGGAAGTCCGCAAGCTGAAAGACCTGCTGCGTCTGCGTGACGCCATCGTTGAAGATGTGCAGCGCGCGACGAACAGGCTCGAGAAGGCGAACTCAACCCAGACGGCGGGCGAGGTGACCGACTCGCTTGAAAGAACAAAAAAATCGCATGAAAAGGAGCTGAAGCGAATAAACGCGCTGATTGACGACCACATGGATAAGAATGATGGTCTGAAAGATGATCTTAAGCTGCTGGAGTCGATAAAAGGTATCGGCGGCGTAGTGGGAACGACCATGCTGTCGGTGCTGCGTACGTGCCAGTTCCGCAATGCGGGTCAGGTAGCGGCGTGGCTGGGCGTGGTGCCGGTCGAGAAGACGTCAGGCAGTTCGGTGAGAGGGCTGGCCCGGATGTCGAAAACCGGTCCCGCCGACGTGAGAGCGAAGCTGTATATGGCCGCGATAGTAGCGGCAAGGTGGAATCGCCCCGTAAGAGCGCTGTATGAAAGGCTGATGGCGAAGGGCAAGCCAGCCAAAGTGGCGCTGGGAGCGGTGATGCGCAAACTGGTCCATCTCTGCTTCGGTGTGCTTAAAACACGAGAGCCGTGGAACGAAAACTACGTAGCTACCGCTTGA